A window of Mercenaria mercenaria strain notata chromosome 16, MADL_Memer_1, whole genome shotgun sequence contains these coding sequences:
- the LOC123540453 gene encoding uncharacterized protein LOC123540453 isoform X1, translating into MEQIETVSKVVDEAYGEGINGQRKTATFLLKSTASAYNNYAQIQIKASNASKELKLATINEIETTEECQNRETTTERSIADCRFYLSDSERDDAMPRKNCSDTSLTHSGIKKAYYFDNPKFNNKDVTPWNGRTSFADVVTEVMQEQIKVDVHPFGRGSAYRVSLGGEQATIHSEEGAWFMWVLVTIVILGVAVGVIVMSQMYQATQQHNQGALNESSMNWNVTEY; encoded by the exons atggaaCAAATAGAAACAGTGAGCAAGGTTGTGGATGAAGCATACGGCGAGGGCATAAATGGACAAAGAAAAACTGCGACGTTCTTGTTAAAATCAACTGCATCTGCGTATAACAATTATGCCCAAATACAGATCAAAGCATCAAATGCGTCTAAAGAATTAAAATTGGCTACTATCAATGAAATTGAAACTACAGAAGAATGCCAG aacCGCGAAACGACAACTGAAAGGTCAATAGCAGACTGTAGATTTTATCTGTCTGATAGTGAGAGAGATGATGCCATGCCTAGAAAGAATTGCTCAGATACATCCCTTACCCATAGTGGAATTAAGAAG GCCTACTACTTTGACAATCCAAAATTTAACAACAAAGACGTAACACCTTGGAATGGACGTACATCGTTTGCTGACGTTGTCACGGAAGTTATGCAGGAACAAATCAAAGTGGACGTTCATCCTTTTGGGCGTGGTTCAGCATATCGCGTCTCACTGGGCGGAGAACAGGCAACAATACATAGTGAGGAAGGGGCATGGTTTATGTGGGTCTTGGTAACCATTGTAATACTTGGAGTAGCAGTTGGTGTCATAGTAATGTCAC AAATGTATCAAGCCACGCAACAACATAACCAGGGTGCATTGAACGAATCATCTATGAACTGGAATGTGACGGAGTACTGA
- the LOC123540453 gene encoding uncharacterized protein LOC123540453 isoform X2, translated as MEQIETVSKVVDEAYGEGINGQRKTATFLLKSTASAYNNYAQIQIKASNASKELKLATINEIETTEECQAYYFDNPKFNNKDVTPWNGRTSFADVVTEVMQEQIKVDVHPFGRGSAYRVSLGGEQATIHSEEGAWFMWVLVTIVILGVAVGVIVMSQMYQATQQHNQGALNESSMNWNVTEY; from the exons atggaaCAAATAGAAACAGTGAGCAAGGTTGTGGATGAAGCATACGGCGAGGGCATAAATGGACAAAGAAAAACTGCGACGTTCTTGTTAAAATCAACTGCATCTGCGTATAACAATTATGCCCAAATACAGATCAAAGCATCAAATGCGTCTAAAGAATTAAAATTGGCTACTATCAATGAAATTGAAACTACAGAAGAATGCCAG GCCTACTACTTTGACAATCCAAAATTTAACAACAAAGACGTAACACCTTGGAATGGACGTACATCGTTTGCTGACGTTGTCACGGAAGTTATGCAGGAACAAATCAAAGTGGACGTTCATCCTTTTGGGCGTGGTTCAGCATATCGCGTCTCACTGGGCGGAGAACAGGCAACAATACATAGTGAGGAAGGGGCATGGTTTATGTGGGTCTTGGTAACCATTGTAATACTTGGAGTAGCAGTTGGTGTCATAGTAATGTCAC AAATGTATCAAGCCACGCAACAACATAACCAGGGTGCATTGAACGAATCATCTATGAACTGGAATGTGACGGAGTACTGA